The Deltaproteobacteria bacterium sequence AGGTGTGCATGCTTAAGAAAGAAGAACATCGGAAAGCCGTATGCGGGAGAACCGCTAGTACGGTTTGATGAGGGGAGGCTGTGAACCATGTCTTATTATCGGCAGGTTCGCTGCCTTCTACTCTAAAGGTCAAGTGCTTGAAAATAAAGGATATTGCTTCAAAAAGAGGCCTGTTTTGGGCCTTAGAAGACCCATTTTAGGGTCAAAATGGGGGTTTTAAGAAAATAATGGCAAGAGCGAATAGATATTATATACCTGGTCATGTCTGGCATATAACGCACCGCTGTCACAAAAAGGAATTTCTCTTGAAGTTTTCGAGAGACAGGGAGAATTGGCTAAGCTGGCTTTATGAAGCAAAGAAGCGTTTTGGGCTGAGAATACTGAATTATACGGTCACGTCCAATCATATTCATTTGCTGGTCATAGATAGCGGGCAAAATGTCATACCAAAAAGCTTGCAATTAATAGCAGGAAGAACGGCTCAGGAATTTAATCAACGAAAAAGCCGTAAAGGGGCCTTTTGGGAAGACAGGGACCATGCGACTGCAATAGAAAGAGGTGAGCACCTGATGAGATGCCTGGTTTACATTGACCTGAATATGGTGAGAGCCGGTGTTGTAAAGCATCCCTCGGAATGGCTTATGTGTGGATATAATGAAATACAAAACCCTCCAGACAGATATACATTGATCGATCAGCAGGGACTTGTTGATTATTGTAGCGTGGGTAGTAAAGATCAATTGATAAAAGAACATAGACAATGGGTAGAGGAAGCACTGAAAAAAGAGGAGAGCCGCCGAGAAGCCAGCTGGTCAGAAAGTATTGCTGTGGGTACGAGGAGCTTCATAGAAAGAACAAGGGCGCAACTTGGTTTAACGGCAAATAATGGGCGATTAAAAGAAAAGGGTGACCAATATGTGCTTAGAGAAGAGGTAAATGCTTACAGTGTTCATTTTGACCCAAAAATGGGGGCTCTAAGCCCTGAAAACAGCTATTATTGGAATGATAATGCTTATATAACAACAGGTTAGCTTGGTCCGACCCCATTTTCGTCCATTTTCGCATTTTTATACTGCGATATTTTGCGACTATTTGGCTTCATCCTGAGTCAGTTTCTGATACACACCAAGACCGATCACCACTAAAACTGCGGCAACTAACAAGAACGTTGGATAAATCAAATGACTAATTTCTTTCTTCCCTGCATCAAAAATGAAGACCAGGGCTTCCAGGCTTACTGCGATAGCAATGATGACGAGAAACTTTATTAATGTCTCTCTCTGCTTTGAGGGAGACTTCGTTCCGCTGTTGTGGAGGACTTCTTCCTCCAGCAAAAACTTGGAAACATCAAAGACTGCCATACCAATCACCATTAATCCGATTCCATCGAGAAGGGCTTTCACAAGAAGGGTTTTTTCGTGTACTGAGAGCCAAATGCCCCATAAGCCAACGGCCATCATTGTGAGGCTGATCAGAGCCAGACTTAATCCGCTCAAACCATAAACTACGCGCCCCATTCGGTCAGCGAAGCATTGTATTCTATTCATGTAAATTCCTTTTCAAATAAACACATCCTATTAAATAAATGGAGAGTAAAAAGAAGGACCGTTCCCTTTGAAAATACGGGGGCACTTCACCTATTTACCTCTTTTTTTAGCTTTTTCAAAGTCCTTCTTTTTTTCCGTGTACCTGAGGACCGTCCAGACATAGGCCGAGTGACTCCAGGTAAGGGGGGAGACGCAAAGCGGTTCACCGCTCAGGGGATGGACCTGCTCGGCAAGAACGCCTGAGGGAAGGGCATATTTCCCGCACCACTCGATATAGGGGAGCGCTTGAAGAAGCTCTGACCTGTCTTTTGCCAGGTCGATATAGTATTCAGCCAGCCAGAGTGTTGAAATAAACCATGGATTGCCCGGAATGCTATCGGGGCTGTCGTCGGCACGCTGATAGACATCCCCCTCGTATCTGGCGCACCCTTCTACGGGCGTTTTCAGCCAGAGCTGTTCACGTATTGCTTCGGCTGTTTCAACCATCCGCTCATCACCGGGGTCTAGAACGCCAAGAGTAGCCAGGCTTAGGAGACTGATATCGATCACCTCGTCAAGCTTGTATCCCTCCTTAGTCCTGGAACCGGACCGGGCAAAGCGCTTCAAGCCCTCATGGTAGAGGTGGCTACAGACAGCATCTGTCATTTCATGGGCCGCGAGATCGTAGTTTGCGGCCAGGGCGTCATCCTTGAAGAGTCTCGCAAAATTCGCCGCCGCCCTGAGACCGGCAATAACGGAGGCCACCGTATAGGTATGCAGCGCGTAACGCTCTTCCCATAGATCGTAGGAAGGCAGGGGAAGCATCGTTTCAGGGTCGCGGTAAGAGACTAGAAAGTCGGCGGCTTTTTTAATGATCCTGCCGTAAAGGGGCCTGATAAATTCTATATCCTTCAGGCTCTCATAGTGCATCCAGAGTGCCCATAGCGTGAGTGCCGTCGAATCTTCCTGGATGGGAAGGACCTCCTTGCCTTCAACGAGCCAGGAATGCCAGTTGCTGGCTAGAGAGCCGTCGGGATTGTAATGCTGGAACATATAGCCCTCGTCGGAGAGGATGCGGGCGCAGAAGTCGAAATATTTTATGCAGGCGTGGGAGTATCCCGCCTTTGCCAGCGCAGCAGCAACGAAGGCGCCGTCCCTCCCCCACATGTAGGAATAGGTATCTTTGCCGAAACGGATGATGTCGGAATCATTGGCGGCAATAATCGCTCCGCCGTTGTCGATCTGCGTCCTTAGTATAAGCAGGCTTCGCCTGTATATGTCGGTCACCGATCGGGGCAGGCCTTCCGGCTGAGGGGAATCTTTATGTACCCATGTATTCCAGTATCTGGAGGACCGCCTGATCAGTTCTACCGGACTCTTTTTGTGAACTTCCAGGTTGAGGTCTGCCACCTCTTTGTAGGTGGTGCCTGCCGCCATCCAGTAATAGGTCTTTATTTTCCCTCTTGCAGGTAGATCGAGCCAGATCCCGATAGTGGAATGAGGAGAACCCCAGGCAGAAGGATTAGCGCCGAGCTCCCCCTTTTCGGCCTCTTGTGCGGTGCCGAGTTCCCCCGGCCCCCCTCTTCCCCCGCAGGTGAAATGTTTTACTCCCCATTGCTTCTGAGACCAGCAGCTGATCAGGAAATAGCGGTGCATCTTGTAGTGAATGATGGAGGCGCTTCGCGGGTCGAAATAGGCCGTTCCGCCGATACCGTTTCCGTAGATGTTAAAATCGTGGCTGAAAAAGAGCCTCACCTGACGGGGTTTATCCTCGAGGTTGATGACCTCCATTTCTTTAACGTAGATATTGAGATTCATATCCACCACGTCGGAACATCTGAGTTTAAGGCCGAGAAGGTTATTCTTCAGGAAGACATTCGTCACAAGAGAGTTGTCATGATACCTTAAGTCTTTTTCCCACTGAGGCCCCATCCATGAGTAATTGCCGTCGGCCCATACGCCGAAGCGGAAGGGCTGGCCACTTGAATGGTTTTCCTGCCCCACATGAGGGAAATAAACGTCGCGGATCTGGTAATCGGAATCGAAGTTCAGATGGAAAGAGCCGTTGCTTACGGGGATATCTTTAGGCATGAAGCCCCTTTCTCAGAATATTCTCGTAAAGCTCGGAATATTTCCGGGACATGCTGGCAATGGAGAAGTTCTCTTTGATGTGCTTGCGGCAGTTGGTGGGACTGATCGTCCTTAAGGCACCTACCGCCCGGACCATCTCATCCATCGTTTCCACGGCAAAACCGGTCTCGCCGTGAATGACGATCTCAGGTACGGAGCCTTTATTGAAGGCGATTATGGGGGTTCCACATGCCATCGATTCAATGAGGACAAGGCCGAAGGGTTCGCCCCACTGGATAGGGAACAGGGTGGCCCGTGCATGGGCGTACCAGAGTTTTTTTCGATCGCTGTCCACCTCCCCGATGTAGATGATCTGCGCATCTGAGTTGAAGATGGGTTTCATCACCTTTTCATAATAATCGGCAGTCGAGAACTCTTTGCCCGCGTCAGTCACGAGGTCTATCGATTTTTTGAGGCTCTTGAAGAATGCCCGGTCTTCAGGCTTGTTCTGAACATTACCGGCGAGGATGAGGCGGGAGTCCGTTATCCTGGCAATCTCGATCGCCTTGTCCTGCCCCTTGTCGGCCGTGATCCTTCCGATGGAGAAGAGATAGTCGTGCTTGCCCGTAATGTCTCTATAGGGGTAATCCCCCACGTCGATGCCATGATGGATGACCTCCTGCCCGTTTACCAGCCCTTCATGCTGTCTCTTCTGGTACTCGCTGATAGGGACAAAATAGGCTCCTGAAGAAGAATTGAGCGATTCGTTCCACACCTTGAAGGGCCCTTTCTCTTTGGCAGGCACATGGAGGGTCATGACGATGGGAACGGGGCTTTTCATAACCCCCTTGAACATATACTCAACCATGATGGCGTCATGCATATGGATGATGTCTATATCCCCCCCCTTCGCCCTTTCCAGCGATCTTTGGAGATGGCTTTTCATACTCGCACGCTGAACGCGTGTATCTTTGCTCCAGTATTCGCTGAAACTCTCTTCGATGGTGGTGTAGCGTTCCCCCACGACTGAAGAATCGCCCGAACAGGCCACGATGGAGCGGTGTCCCAGATCATTCATTCCCTTGTCTATGTTATAGATTACCGTTTCGATGGGACCGTACCCCAGATTCTGCCTGATGGGCCGGTTTAACGTAGCTACATGAAGTACGTTCATTTTATTCCTCCCTATATGCTTAAAGGTTATTTCCTGATAATGCCAGGAATACGCGCCTGGGAAGATTCAGAAAGGACGGGTCAACTACCGAAGAAATGAAAATAAAAAAAGTGCTTGAGTAGGAATGCGTAAAGAGCTTCAGGGAGGGTTAGAACAAACCGGTATGTTTGGCCGCGAAGCAACTATAGTTGATTGGGATTAAGTGTAACACAAATGGAAGAGGATAGATACGAGTAAGAATAACGTGGTAGTGGTTCTCTCTAACAGATAATATCCCCGGCAGGTATAAAAATCTTAAAAGTTTTTTTTCTCCTGAATCTTTCATAATATTTATTCCACGCAGTTGAACTAAATTAAAATAGGGACATCCATGATAAGTAAAGTCAACAGGAAAACGGAGATTTCCCTCTCCCTTCGGTTGACCTCTCCCGATGGTTTAATTTTTCTGCTGCATTAGTAACAACCTTTTTTATCAAGTCATTGGGTCCACGATCATTCGCGACCAGACATCCATTTGCCGTCTCGGGCCAGGCAATGCGGATCATTTTCAGGCATTACCCCTTTTTTGAGGCCCTTACAGAAGATTGAGTTTGGGTTAAACCCGCCAGTCTCAAAACAGCGACAATGGAGTCTCTCAAATATTTATATCTGATTACTCAGACCCTATTATGTGAGACCCGGCGGGAAGATCGTTTGCAAATACAGCGTTATGGTTTAGCCCTTATGCCGCTTCCGAAACTTCTGATGCGTTAAATCCTGTTCTCCGTTTGTCTACAGCAAGCATATAGGCTACAAGCTTTCTGGCCACTGCCAGCGTTGCGCGATTTCTATTTCCTTTTTGAACTTCCCGTTCATGCACCCGGGCAAGTTGTCTATTCCAACGGGGCGCCAGTTTGGCAGCCTCTACCAGCACAGTCTGGAGATGTTTATTTCTCTGCTTTGACAGAGGACCTCTCTTAATTTTTCCGGCAGATTCCTTTTGGGCGCTGCACAGACCGCAATAGCTAACAGCTTGTCCTATAGAACTAAATCGCTCTGCATCTCCCACTTCAAGAACCCAGGTAAGCGCTGTTACTTCACCAATGCCGTAGGTGTATCCTTAATGGGTCGGACCAAGTTAAGTAGCTGAAAACAAAAGATAAAGCCATCAAAAACGCCATAAAATCAGCCTTAAAAGGCCCATTTTGGGCTTAAAATGGGGGCTTTAAGGTAAAAAGGAACATATGAGCTGCTTCTTAAGAATTTCCGGTGAAACATTAGATATTGATACTCTGCTATCTAAGCATTCTCTTGTTGCAGATCGGTTTTGGAAAAAAGGCGAACCTCACACACTTAAAGGAAAACTTCATTCAAATTCTGGAGCAACCTTTGTTGCCAGCGATGCTGACTTTGATGAGTTCGACCGTCAAGTCTCGGAAGCAACAGAGTTCTTGGCTTTGCACGCACC is a genomic window containing:
- a CDS encoding transposase, which encodes MARANRYYIPGHVWHITHRCHKKEFLLKFSRDRENWLSWLYEAKKRFGLRILNYTVTSNHIHLLVIDSGQNVIPKSLQLIAGRTAQEFNQRKSRKGAFWEDRDHATAIERGEHLMRCLVYIDLNMVRAGVVKHPSEWLMCGYNEIQNPPDRYTLIDQQGLVDYCSVGSKDQLIKEHRQWVEEALKKEESRREASWSESIAVGTRSFIERTRAQLGLTANNGRLKEKGDQYVLREEVNAYSVHFDPKMGALSPENSYYWNDNAYITTG
- a CDS encoding general glycosylation pathway protein, which translates into the protein MGRVVYGLSGLSLALISLTMMAVGLWGIWLSVHEKTLLVKALLDGIGLMVIGMAVFDVSKFLLEEEVLHNSGTKSPSKQRETLIKFLVIIAIAVSLEALVFIFDAGKKEISHLIYPTFLLVAAVLVVIGLGVYQKLTQDEAK
- a CDS encoding glycoside hydrolase family 15 protein encodes the protein MPKDIPVSNGSFHLNFDSDYQIRDVYFPHVGQENHSSGQPFRFGVWADGNYSWMGPQWEKDLRYHDNSLVTNVFLKNNLLGLKLRCSDVVDMNLNIYVKEMEVINLEDKPRQVRLFFSHDFNIYGNGIGGTAYFDPRSASIIHYKMHRYFLISCWSQKQWGVKHFTCGGRGGPGELGTAQEAEKGELGANPSAWGSPHSTIGIWLDLPARGKIKTYYWMAAGTTYKEVADLNLEVHKKSPVELIRRSSRYWNTWVHKDSPQPEGLPRSVTDIYRRSLLILRTQIDNGGAIIAANDSDIIRFGKDTYSYMWGRDGAFVAAALAKAGYSHACIKYFDFCARILSDEGYMFQHYNPDGSLASNWHSWLVEGKEVLPIQEDSTALTLWALWMHYESLKDIEFIRPLYGRIIKKAADFLVSYRDPETMLPLPSYDLWEERYALHTYTVASVIAGLRAAANFARLFKDDALAANYDLAAHEMTDAVCSHLYHEGLKRFARSGSRTKEGYKLDEVIDISLLSLATLGVLDPGDERMVETAEAIREQLWLKTPVEGCARYEGDVYQRADDSPDSIPGNPWFISTLWLAEYYIDLAKDRSELLQALPYIEWCGKYALPSGVLAEQVHPLSGEPLCVSPLTWSHSAYVWTVLRYTEKKKDFEKAKKRGK
- a CDS encoding glycosyltransferase family 4 protein; this encodes MNVLHVATLNRPIRQNLGYGPIETVIYNIDKGMNDLGHRSIVACSGDSSVVGERYTTIEESFSEYWSKDTRVQRASMKSHLQRSLERAKGGDIDIIHMHDAIMVEYMFKGVMKSPVPIVMTLHVPAKEKGPFKVWNESLNSSSGAYFVPISEYQKRQHEGLVNGQEVIHHGIDVGDYPYRDITGKHDYLFSIGRITADKGQDKAIEIARITDSRLILAGNVQNKPEDRAFFKSLKKSIDLVTDAGKEFSTADYYEKVMKPIFNSDAQIIYIGEVDSDRKKLWYAHARATLFPIQWGEPFGLVLIESMACGTPIIAFNKGSVPEIVIHGETGFAVETMDEMVRAVGALRTISPTNCRKHIKENFSIASMSRKYSELYENILRKGLHA
- a CDS encoding IS110 family transposase — its product is MGDAERFSSIGQAVSYCGLCSAQKESAGKIKRGPLSKQRNKHLQTVLVEAAKLAPRWNRQLARVHEREVQKGNRNRATLAVARKLVAYMLAVDKRRTGFNASEVSEAA